From Proteiniborus sp. MB09-C3, the proteins below share one genomic window:
- a CDS encoding (2Fe-2S) ferredoxin domain-containing protein, whose product MKSLEDLKKIRDEALEKIDLRTQDSTTRIVVGMATCGISAGARPVMMTIIEEVNKRKLNEVTVTQTGCIGVCRLEPIVEVYRKDEEKVTYVNMDPEKARKVIAEHIVNGRIVREYTIGAQENI is encoded by the coding sequence ATGAAGTCATTAGAAGATTTAAAGAAAATTAGAGATGAAGCTTTAGAAAAAATAGACCTAAGAACTCAAGATTCAACTACTAGAATAGTAGTTGGTATGGCTACATGTGGTATTTCAGCAGGGGCGAGACCTGTAATGATGACGATTATTGAAGAGGTTAATAAAAGAAAACTGAATGAAGTCACAGTAACTCAAACAGGTTGCATAGGTGTTTGCAGACTTGAGCCAATAGTCGAGGTATATAGAAAGGACGAGGAAAAGGTTACCTACGTCAATATGGATCCAGAAAAAGCAAGAAAAGTAATAGCAGAGCATATTGTAAATGGAAGAATAGTAAGAGAATATACTATTGGAGCTCAGGAAAACATTTAG
- the noc gene encoding nucleoid occlusion protein, translated as MMNNLDNEINYIPIKSIKPNPYQPRKIFSKRALEELSQSIKTYGIIQPVSVRMIGEDSYELVAGERRLRAAEMAELETIPAIVVKFVDKDSAVIALIENLQREDLNFIEEAEGYSSLINDHGLTQQELAEKVGKNQSTIANKLRILRLSDEVKKAIIENDLTERHARALLKLPDEEMQMYILDKVIKRDLTVKKTESLIKSVLEDLVREKEPEHKQNIKSMINFKIYLNTLRNAYTAIKDSGVDAKYEQKDLGDFIEVTVKIPKTKNA; from the coding sequence ATGATGAATAACTTAGATAATGAGATTAATTACATTCCGATAAAATCTATTAAGCCTAACCCTTATCAACCGAGAAAAATATTTAGCAAAAGAGCTTTGGAAGAGCTTAGTCAATCTATCAAAACATATGGAATAATTCAGCCTGTTAGTGTGAGAATGATTGGAGAAGATAGCTATGAGTTAGTGGCCGGTGAAAGAAGATTGAGGGCTGCCGAGATGGCTGAGCTTGAGACTATTCCAGCTATAGTCGTAAAATTTGTGGACAAGGATTCGGCTGTAATAGCGCTTATAGAGAACCTACAAAGAGAGGATTTGAATTTTATAGAGGAAGCAGAAGGTTATAGTAGCTTAATAAATGATCATGGGCTTACTCAACAGGAATTAGCTGAAAAAGTTGGTAAGAATCAATCTACCATAGCAAATAAGCTTAGAATTTTAAGATTGTCTGATGAAGTAAAAAAAGCAATTATTGAAAATGATTTAACAGAAAGACATGCTAGAGCACTTTTGAAGCTACCTGATGAAGAAATGCAAATGTATATTTTAGATAAAGTCATTAAAAGAGATTTGACCGTAAAGAAAACCGAAAGCTTGATTAAAAGCGTTCTTGAGGATTTAGTAAGAGAAAAAGAACCAGAACACAAGCAGAATATTAAGAGCATGATTAATTTCAAGATATATTTAAATACATTGCGTAATGCCTATACTGCCATCAAGGACAGTGGAGTAGATGCAAAATATGAGCAAAAGGATTTGGGGGATTTTATAGAGGTAACTGTAAAAATACCCAAGACTAAGAATGCGTGA
- the nuoF gene encoding NADH-quinone oxidoreductase subunit NuoF, with the protein MEMFRSHVLICGGTGCTSSKSDQIEKKFNEILKARGLDNEIKVVRTGCFGLCEAGPIVIVYPEGAFYSHIKIEDVDEIVEEHLYKGRIVKRLLYKDAIEENTIKSINQVDFYSKQKRIALSHCGLINPEDITEYIAYNGYEALGKVITEMTPQQVIDTVKASGLRGRGGGGFSTGLKWEFAAKAAGDKKYVLCNADEGDPGAFMDRSILEGDPNAVIEAMAIAGYAIGSDQGYVYIRAEYPIAVKRLQIAINQARENGLLGKNIFGTDFSFDIEIRLGAGAFVCGEETALIASIEGERGMPRNKPPFPANKGLWQRPTLINNVETYANVPKILLYGPEWFREIGTEKSPGTKVFALGGKINNTGLVEIPMGTTLREVIYDIGGGIPNGKKFKAVQTGGPSGGCLTADHLDTPIEYETLIALGSMMGSGGMIVMDEDTCMVDIARFFLDFTVDESCGKCTPCREGTKRMLELLEKITSGKGEPKDIDRLESLAETIKSSSLCGLGQTAPNPVLSTLKYFRNEYEAHVYDKKCPSGACKALLQYFITDKCIGCTKCARNCPASCISGKVKEHHVIDTEKCIKCGACQAACPVNAIIKK; encoded by the coding sequence ATGGAAATGTTTAGATCACACGTCTTGATATGTGGAGGTACAGGTTGTACTTCTTCAAAATCAGATCAGATAGAAAAGAAGTTTAATGAAATATTAAAAGCAAGAGGATTAGATAATGAAATAAAGGTCGTTAGAACAGGATGCTTCGGACTTTGTGAAGCAGGACCAATTGTAATAGTGTATCCAGAAGGTGCTTTTTATAGCCATATTAAGATTGAAGATGTGGATGAAATAGTAGAAGAACATCTATATAAGGGGAGAATAGTTAAAAGATTATTGTACAAAGATGCAATAGAGGAAAATACGATTAAATCTATTAATCAAGTAGATTTTTATAGTAAGCAAAAGAGAATAGCATTAAGCCATTGTGGACTCATTAACCCTGAAGATATTACAGAATATATTGCATACAATGGATATGAAGCTTTAGGAAAGGTCATTACAGAAATGACGCCTCAACAGGTAATAGATACAGTCAAAGCCTCTGGTTTACGTGGAAGAGGAGGTGGGGGATTCTCTACAGGACTCAAATGGGAATTTGCTGCAAAGGCTGCTGGTGACAAGAAATATGTATTATGTAATGCTGATGAGGGAGACCCAGGAGCTTTCATGGATAGAAGTATACTAGAAGGAGATCCTAATGCTGTTATTGAGGCAATGGCAATCGCAGGATATGCTATTGGTTCTGATCAAGGGTATGTATATATAAGAGCGGAATACCCTATAGCAGTTAAGAGACTTCAAATTGCAATTAACCAAGCAAGAGAAAATGGATTATTAGGAAAAAATATATTTGGAACAGATTTTAGTTTTGATATAGAAATAAGATTAGGTGCTGGAGCATTTGTTTGTGGTGAAGAGACAGCTCTTATTGCTTCCATTGAAGGTGAGAGAGGGATGCCTCGAAATAAACCACCATTCCCAGCAAATAAAGGACTTTGGCAAAGACCTACACTGATAAACAATGTTGAGACTTATGCAAACGTTCCTAAGATATTGTTATATGGTCCAGAGTGGTTTAGAGAAATAGGAACTGAAAAATCACCAGGAACAAAAGTATTTGCTCTAGGCGGAAAAATAAATAATACTGGATTAGTTGAGATACCTATGGGGACAACCCTACGTGAAGTTATTTATGATATAGGTGGCGGAATACCAAATGGCAAGAAGTTCAAAGCAGTGCAAACTGGTGGGCCATCTGGTGGATGTCTTACAGCAGACCATCTAGATACTCCTATAGAGTATGAAACACTTATTGCACTAGGCTCTATGATGGGGTCAGGTGGAATGATAGTAATGGACGAGGATACTTGTATGGTGGATATAGCAAGATTTTTCTTAGACTTTACTGTAGATGAATCTTGTGGCAAATGTACACCATGTAGAGAAGGTACAAAAAGGATGCTAGAATTATTAGAGAAGATAACTAGCGGAAAAGGAGAACCAAAGGATATAGATAGACTTGAAAGCTTAGCAGAGACTATAAAATCTTCATCTCTTTGTGGTTTAGGTCAGACAGCTCCAAACCCAGTACTGTCAACACTTAAATATTTTAGAAATGAATATGAAGCTCATGTTTATGATAAGAAATGTCCATCAGGAGCATGTAAAGCTTTATTACAATATTTCATTACAGATAAATGTATAGGATGTACAAAGTGTGCTAGAAATTGCCCTGCATCATGTATATCTGGAAAAGTAAAAGAGCATCATGTAATAGATACAGAGAAATGTATCAAATGTGGAGCATGTCAAGCGGCATGTCCAGTAAATGCTATTATTAAGAAATAA
- a CDS encoding AAA family ATPase has protein sequence MGKIIAVFNQKGGVGKTTTNVNLSACLASLGKKILVIDIDPQGNTTSGVGIDKGSIELSIYDVLINEVKVKEVIIATSTDNLDIVPSNTELAGAEIELTENKNRELTLKNAIESIKDDYDFVFIDCPPSLGLLTINALVASDSVVIPIQCEYYALEGVSQLMNTIKLVKSSLNPNLDIEGVVLSMFDGRTNLSIQVVDEVKKYFRGKVYTSIIPRNVRLAEAPSHGLSIIEYDPKSKGAEAYMELANEFLDYVEE, from the coding sequence TTGGGGAAAATAATTGCAGTTTTTAATCAAAAAGGTGGTGTTGGCAAAACAACAACCAATGTAAATTTAAGTGCCTGTTTAGCAAGCTTAGGAAAAAAGATTTTAGTAATAGATATTGATCCTCAGGGTAATACAACTAGTGGCGTTGGTATAGATAAAGGTAGTATTGAGTTATCTATCTATGATGTTTTAATTAACGAGGTAAAGGTTAAAGAAGTTATTATTGCCACTAGTACAGATAATCTTGACATAGTTCCGTCTAATACAGAGCTAGCTGGAGCAGAAATTGAACTTACAGAGAATAAAAATAGAGAATTGACACTAAAGAATGCTATAGAGTCTATAAAGGATGATTATGACTTTGTTTTTATTGACTGTCCTCCATCTTTAGGATTGTTGACAATAAATGCTCTTGTTGCTTCTGATAGTGTTGTCATACCTATTCAATGTGAATATTATGCACTTGAAGGTGTTAGTCAGCTTATGAATACTATTAAGCTAGTAAAATCTAGTTTGAATCCTAACCTAGATATCGAAGGCGTTGTATTAAGCATGTTCGACGGAAGAACAAATTTATCAATTCAAGTAGTAGATGAGGTAAAAAAATACTTTAGAGGCAAGGTTTACACTTCAATTATTCCTAGAAATGTAAGGCTTGCTGAAGCACCAAGTCACGGATTGTCAATTATTGAATATGACCCAAAATCAAAGGGCGCCGAAGCCTATATGGAACTAGCAAATGAGTTTTTAGATTATGTCGAGGAGTGA
- a CDS encoding 2Fe-2S iron-sulfur cluster-binding protein, translating to MNFVTLTIDDQKVTVPENLTVLQAAEKLGIEIPALCYDKDLEIVSSCRLCIVEIKGNTKLQTSCSTIVSEGMVVYTESDKVVKTRKTILQLLLDNHPNDCLTCEKSGECLLQRYAYRYDVRFREHNGERRKELTDTSSPYILKEGSKCILCSKCIRTCAQVSDRQVLSFAGRGFDTRVVADADFSLEESKCVSCNRCVSVCPTGALIDKRAASKGRVWDFKIEEVKCNSCQYGCDFQVMIGNEKKVAVKAKKPGVGRPLCLKGRLMTELLYVDNPEQPFTKKDGKFSPDSWSEVLGITKVIEKIELAEGKKGKGE from the coding sequence ATGAACTTTGTTACGTTGACTATAGATGACCAAAAAGTCACAGTACCTGAAAACCTTACTGTTCTACAAGCTGCTGAAAAGCTTGGTATTGAAATTCCTGCTCTCTGCTATGATAAGGATCTGGAAATAGTGTCTTCATGTAGACTATGTATAGTTGAGATAAAAGGAAATACCAAGCTTCAGACTTCATGCTCTACTATTGTATCAGAAGGAATGGTAGTATATACAGAAAGCGATAAAGTAGTAAAAACGAGAAAAACCATTCTTCAGCTTTTGCTTGATAATCATCCAAATGATTGTCTAACTTGTGAAAAGTCTGGAGAATGCTTACTTCAAAGATATGCATATCGATATGATGTTAGATTTAGAGAGCATAATGGAGAAAGAAGAAAAGAACTTACCGACACATCTAGTCCGTATATTTTAAAAGAAGGTAGCAAGTGTATATTATGCAGTAAATGTATAAGAACTTGTGCCCAAGTATCTGATAGACAAGTACTATCATTTGCAGGAAGAGGCTTTGATACTAGAGTAGTAGCAGATGCTGACTTTAGCCTAGAAGAATCAAAATGTGTCTCATGTAACAGATGTGTATCTGTATGTCCTACAGGAGCTTTAATTGATAAAAGAGCTGCATCTAAAGGAAGAGTGTGGGATTTTAAAATAGAAGAAGTGAAGTGCAATAGCTGTCAATACGGTTGTGACTTCCAAGTCATGATAGGAAACGAAAAAAAAGTTGCAGTTAAAGCTAAAAAACCAGGAGTGGGAAGACCTCTATGCCTAAAAGGAAGATTGATGACCGAACTATTATATGTCGATAACCCTGAGCAGCCCTTCACAAAAAAAGATGGAAAGTTTTCCCCAGACAGTTGGAGTGAAGTATTAGGAATAACTAAGGTTATTGAAAAGATTGAATTAGCTGAGGGGAAAAAAGGTAAGGGGGAATAA
- a CDS encoding ferritin family protein codes for MKKYEQIMRYAMQMELDGCTFFKEKAEKFNNATTRKLFLNLAEVEMEHFYFIKEQLDEYLETDSFNIELEGFNRDENNIFESREKSEHIAETLKESDIPDLTILRMAYLIERDYAEFYRKAADNADDEIAKAIFEKLAKWEDGHEKLFKSEYDRRMKEYMNLPWGG; via the coding sequence ATGAAGAAGTATGAGCAAATAATGAGATATGCAATGCAAATGGAGCTTGATGGCTGTACCTTTTTTAAAGAAAAAGCCGAAAAATTTAATAATGCGACGACAAGAAAACTTTTTTTAAATTTAGCAGAAGTTGAGATGGAGCATTTTTATTTTATTAAAGAGCAACTAGACGAATATCTTGAAACAGATTCATTTAATATTGAGCTAGAAGGATTTAATAGAGATGAAAATAATATATTTGAATCCAGAGAGAAATCTGAGCATATAGCTGAAACATTAAAGGAATCTGATATACCAGACTTAACTATATTGAGAATGGCTTATTTAATTGAAAGAGATTATGCAGAGTTCTATAGGAAAGCAGCAGATAATGCTGATGATGAAATAGCAAAAGCAATTTTTGAAAAACTAGCTAAGTGGGAAGATGGTCATGAAAAATTATTTAAGTCTGAATATGACAGAAGAATGAAAGAATATATGAATCTTCCCTGGGGAGGATAA
- the fdhF gene encoding formate dehydrogenase subunit alpha, with the protein MVDITINKKKYEASEGKTILEVCKEIGIDIPTLCHDDRLEPHAACRLCVVEIEGRRNLMTACSTKVEQGMVIETHSEKVIKSRKDILDLMITNHPLDCLTCKKSGDCSLQNYCYEYEITEGSFKGAKKDYPIDDSNHFYISDQNKCILCGKCVRVCSELQGTNAIGLSDRGFVTKVTTPFDEELVNSKCVSCGNCVSVCPVGALEPKSKERFRLWETKKVRTTCSYCGVGCQMDLLVKGEKVVGVEPAKGPSNNGLLCVKGKFAYPFINHPDRLKYPLIKRNGKFEEATWEEAYKLIADKINETKEQDGADALAGLTSARCTNEENYLFQKLFRAVVGTNNIDHCARLUHSSTVAGLATTLGSGAMTNSIEEILNTDAMFVIGSNTTENHPIIGTMIKRAKKKGAKLIVADPRRIELANYADVFLQIKPGTNIALLNAMMNVIIERGLQDKAYIEERTENYEELVKAVEAYTPEAAAEICGVNAEDIVKAALIYAEADKAGIYYAMGITQHTTGTHSVMSISNLALLCGNIGKESAGVNPLRGQNNVQGACDMGGLPADLPGYQKVFKPEVVKKFEEAWDVKLSTKIGLTIPEILDEAEHGNIKFLYIMGENPMVSDPDINHVRKALDNLDFLVVQDIFLTETAELADVVLPAASFAEKDGTFSNTERRVQRVRRAINPVGNSKPDWQIIMEIMNTLGYTKKYNYPSEIMDEIAIVTPSYAGISYDRLNGNGIQWPCLDKEHPGTKYLHKAGIARGRGLFMPIEYTVSAEVADSEYPFVFTTGRILYHYHTRTMTGKVEGLNAIASESYVEINEITAIKLGVSDGEKIKLASRRGEIITTAKITDIIDENVLFMPFHFAEGAANYLTNSKLDSIAKIPELKVAAVKIQKMGS; encoded by the coding sequence ATGGTTGATATTACCATAAATAAGAAGAAATATGAGGCATCAGAGGGAAAGACAATACTTGAAGTATGTAAGGAAATTGGAATAGACATACCTACCTTATGCCATGATGACAGATTAGAGCCTCATGCAGCATGTAGGCTATGTGTAGTAGAGATTGAAGGAAGAAGGAACCTTATGACCGCCTGTTCTACAAAAGTAGAACAGGGCATGGTCATAGAAACTCATAGTGAAAAGGTAATAAAGTCAAGAAAAGATATTTTAGATTTGATGATTACAAATCATCCACTTGATTGTCTTACATGCAAAAAATCTGGAGATTGCAGTCTGCAAAATTATTGCTATGAATACGAAATCACAGAAGGAAGCTTTAAAGGTGCAAAAAAAGACTATCCAATAGATGATTCTAATCATTTTTATATTAGTGACCAAAATAAATGTATACTTTGTGGTAAATGTGTTAGAGTATGTTCAGAGCTTCAAGGAACAAACGCTATTGGTTTAAGCGATAGAGGGTTTGTTACAAAGGTAACTACTCCTTTTGATGAAGAATTAGTAAACTCAAAATGTGTTTCATGCGGGAACTGCGTATCTGTATGTCCTGTGGGTGCGTTAGAGCCTAAATCAAAAGAGAGATTCAGACTGTGGGAGACAAAAAAAGTCAGAACTACATGCTCTTACTGTGGTGTGGGCTGCCAAATGGATTTGTTAGTAAAGGGAGAAAAAGTAGTAGGAGTAGAGCCTGCAAAAGGCCCATCAAACAATGGTCTCTTGTGTGTAAAGGGTAAGTTTGCATATCCATTTATTAATCACCCAGATAGATTAAAATATCCTCTTATAAAAAGAAATGGTAAATTTGAGGAGGCCACTTGGGAAGAGGCTTACAAGCTCATTGCAGATAAAATAAATGAGACTAAGGAACAGGATGGAGCAGATGCATTAGCAGGTCTTACATCTGCAAGATGTACTAATGAAGAAAATTATTTATTTCAGAAGCTTTTTAGAGCAGTAGTAGGTACTAATAATATAGACCACTGCGCACGACTCTGACATTCCTCAACAGTTGCAGGTCTTGCAACTACATTGGGAAGTGGAGCTATGACAAATAGCATTGAGGAAATATTAAACACTGATGCAATGTTTGTAATTGGGTCTAATACTACTGAAAATCACCCTATAATAGGAACCATGATAAAACGTGCGAAGAAAAAAGGTGCAAAGCTTATTGTTGCAGACCCTAGGAGAATAGAATTAGCTAATTATGCAGATGTATTCCTTCAAATAAAACCAGGAACCAATATTGCGTTATTAAATGCTATGATGAATGTAATAATTGAAAGAGGTCTACAGGATAAAGCATATATAGAAGAAAGAACAGAAAATTATGAAGAGCTAGTTAAGGCTGTAGAAGCCTATACGCCTGAAGCAGCAGCTGAAATATGTGGAGTAAATGCCGAAGATATAGTAAAAGCAGCTCTTATATATGCAGAAGCAGATAAAGCTGGTATATATTATGCAATGGGCATAACACAGCATACTACTGGAACACATTCTGTAATGTCTATTTCTAACCTTGCACTTCTTTGTGGAAACATTGGGAAAGAATCAGCAGGAGTAAATCCATTAAGAGGACAAAATAATGTCCAAGGTGCTTGTGATATGGGAGGCTTACCAGCTGATTTGCCAGGATATCAAAAAGTATTTAAGCCAGAGGTAGTGAAGAAGTTTGAAGAGGCATGGGATGTTAAGCTTTCAACAAAAATAGGCTTAACTATTCCTGAGATTCTAGATGAGGCAGAGCATGGAAATATTAAATTCCTATATATAATGGGAGAAAATCCAATGGTTTCTGATCCAGATATAAACCATGTAAGGAAAGCTCTAGACAATCTTGATTTTCTAGTTGTACAGGATATCTTCCTGACTGAAACTGCAGAGCTTGCTGATGTAGTACTTCCTGCAGCATCCTTTGCGGAAAAGGATGGAACATTCTCTAATACAGAGAGAAGAGTTCAAAGAGTTAGAAGGGCAATAAACCCAGTTGGCAACTCAAAACCAGATTGGCAAATAATCATGGAAATCATGAATACCCTAGGATATACTAAAAAATACAATTATCCCTCAGAAATAATGGATGAAATAGCTATAGTTACTCCTTCATATGCTGGTATTAGCTATGATAGATTAAATGGAAATGGTATTCAATGGCCATGCTTAGACAAAGAACATCCTGGTACAAAATATCTTCATAAAGCGGGAATTGCGAGAGGCAGAGGATTATTTATGCCTATAGAATATACAGTAAGTGCAGAAGTTGCAGACTCAGAGTATCCATTTGTTTTTACAACAGGAAGAATACTATACCATTATCATACTAGAACTATGACAGGAAAAGTAGAAGGCTTAAACGCAATAGCTTCTGAATCATATGTTGAAATAAATGAAATAACGGCAATAAAGCTTGGCGTATCTGATGGAGAAAAGATAAAATTAGCTTCAAGACGTGGAGAAATTATTACAACAGCTAAAATTACTGATATAATAGATGAGAATGTGCTCTTTATGCCATTCCACTTTGCTGAGGGTGCAGCTAACTATCTTACTAACAGCAAACTAGATTCAATAGCTAAAATACCAGAGCTTAAAGTAGCTGCTGTAAAAATTCAAAAGATGGGGAGCTGA
- a CDS encoding NAD(P)H-dependent oxidoreductase subunit E, with translation MDFKFDWEKNEEKLNELKKVIEKHKDTKGAVMPVLHEAQHLFGYLPIEVQTIISEGLNVPLAEIYGVVTFYSQFTLIPKGQYKIGVCLGTACYVKGSQAILDKIKEKLNLQVGGTTPDRKFSLEATRCIGACGLAPVITINEDVYGRLKAEEVTGILDKYM, from the coding sequence ATGGATTTTAAGTTTGACTGGGAAAAAAACGAGGAAAAACTAAATGAGCTAAAAAAGGTAATTGAAAAGCATAAGGATACTAAAGGAGCAGTAATGCCTGTACTTCACGAGGCGCAGCATTTATTTGGATACTTGCCTATTGAAGTTCAGACCATAATTTCTGAAGGGCTAAATGTACCACTTGCAGAGATTTATGGAGTAGTAACCTTCTATTCACAATTCACATTAATACCAAAAGGTCAGTATAAAATTGGTGTATGTTTAGGTACAGCTTGTTATGTAAAAGGCTCACAGGCTATACTTGACAAAATTAAAGAGAAGCTTAATCTTCAAGTAGGAGGAACAACACCAGATAGAAAGTTTTCTTTAGAAGCAACAAGATGTATAGGAGCATGTGGACTTGCTCCAGTAATTACTATTAATGAAGACGTATATGGAAGATTGAAGGCAGAAGAAGTAACAGGAATTCTAGACAAATATATGTAA
- a CDS encoding ParB/RepB/Spo0J family partition protein, with amino-acid sequence MSVKKRGLGRGLSALIPDEPLSDIVDIETNDEKVKLIDISLIEPNSEQPRKGFDEEALSELVQSIEKHGILQPIIVRKRNEGYEIVAGERRWRAAREAGLNEVPALIKELSQVEASQIALIENLQREDLNPIEEAMAYKNLYEKYKLTQEEISQAVGKSRPYISNVMRLLNLEDEIVKLIAEGNISSGHGRALLPVEDESSRIKLCQAIMEKDLSVRETEKLVKDFLENNGKKIKSDENKSVANKDPIILGIEESLRKLFGTKVIISKGNKKGKIEIEYYNDDDLERILELLSK; translated from the coding sequence ATGTCAGTTAAAAAAAGGGGATTAGGAAGAGGACTATCTGCGTTGATTCCAGATGAACCTTTATCAGATATTGTTGACATAGAGACTAATGACGAAAAAGTTAAGCTTATTGATATATCTCTTATTGAACCTAATAGTGAACAACCTAGAAAGGGTTTTGATGAAGAAGCATTAAGTGAATTAGTTCAATCTATTGAGAAACATGGCATTCTTCAACCTATTATTGTTAGAAAACGTAACGAAGGATATGAAATAGTAGCTGGTGAGAGAAGATGGAGAGCTGCAAGAGAGGCAGGGTTAAATGAAGTACCAGCATTAATTAAAGAGCTGAGTCAAGTGGAAGCATCTCAAATTGCATTGATTGAAAACTTGCAAAGAGAGGATTTAAATCCTATTGAAGAAGCCATGGCATATAAAAATTTATATGAGAAATACAAATTAACTCAAGAGGAAATATCTCAGGCAGTTGGCAAAAGTAGGCCATATATATCTAATGTTATGAGACTATTAAATCTAGAAGATGAAATAGTTAAATTAATAGCTGAGGGAAACATTTCAAGTGGACATGGAAGAGCTTTATTGCCTGTAGAGGATGAAAGTAGCAGAATAAAGCTATGCCAAGCTATAATGGAAAAAGATTTAAGTGTTAGAGAAACAGAAAAGCTTGTAAAAGATTTTTTAGAGAATAATGGAAAGAAGATTAAGAGTGACGAAAACAAAAGTGTAGCTAATAAGGATCCAATTATTCTTGGTATCGAAGAATCTTTAAGGAAGCTTTTTGGAACAAAGGTTATAATCTCCAAGGGAAACAAAAAGGGAAAGATTGAAATTGAATATTATAATGATGATGATTTAGAAAGAATTTTAGAGCTTTTATCTAAATAG
- a CDS encoding PhzF family phenazine biosynthesis protein — protein sequence MEAIIYQVDAFTDKPFGGNPAGVVPDAKNLSEQDMQNIANEMNLPETAFIKKIAKDCFEVRFFTPECEVDLCGHATIASFYVLGKKGYIRPEGRTKVQITQKTKIGLLPVELYFENDEIFQVLMHQGTPEAFGKIDNIEEISEILGIGKEQIGIKDFELKPEIISTGLKDIIVPVKDEEVLKSLKIDFKKMDSYCAKKDSVGMHIFALDNSNESTVYCRNFAPSVGIYEEAATGTANGALIYYMKRNNILKSDEIIALQGKYMNRPSEILCKICDYDNKSVVKVGGKAVIIIEGVIKC from the coding sequence ATGGAGGCCATAATTTATCAAGTAGATGCCTTTACAGATAAGCCCTTTGGTGGCAATCCTGCTGGAGTAGTTCCAGATGCTAAAAATCTTTCCGAGCAAGATATGCAAAATATTGCAAATGAGATGAATCTTCCTGAAACTGCTTTTATAAAAAAAATAGCTAAAGACTGTTTTGAAGTTAGATTCTTCACTCCTGAATGTGAGGTGGATTTATGTGGACATGCTACTATTGCTTCCTTTTATGTCTTAGGGAAAAAAGGATATATTAGACCTGAAGGCAGGACAAAAGTACAAATAACACAAAAAACTAAAATTGGCTTGTTGCCTGTAGAATTATACTTTGAAAATGATGAAATTTTTCAAGTGTTAATGCATCAAGGTACTCCTGAGGCCTTTGGAAAAATTGACAATATAGAAGAAATATCAGAAATACTTGGAATTGGCAAAGAACAGATAGGTATTAAAGATTTTGAACTAAAGCCGGAAATAATTAGTACAGGACTAAAAGATATTATTGTTCCAGTTAAAGATGAAGAAGTACTAAAATCATTGAAAATAGATTTTAAGAAAATGGATAGTTATTGTGCTAAAAAGGATTCCGTGGGAATGCATATATTTGCTTTAGATAATTCAAATGAAAGTACTGTATATTGCAGGAACTTTGCACCTTCAGTTGGAATATATGAAGAAGCTGCAACGGGAACAGCAAATGGTGCACTTATTTATTATATGAAAAGGAATAACATATTGAAGTCGGATGAAATAATAGCGCTTCAAGGGAAATATATGAACAGACCAAGCGAGATATTGTGTAAAATTTGTGACTATGACAATAAGAGTGTTGTAAAAGTTGGGGGAAAGGCTGTCATAATAATTGAAGGTGTAATTAAGTGTTAA